GAGATTCCAATTAAAGTGGTGGATACAGGTTATGGTTTGGAAAGAATCGCATGGATTTCACAAGGGACTCCTACTGCTTATGATGCATGTTTTGCTCCTGTAGTGGACAAGCTTAAGGAAATAACCAATGTTGAAGTCAATGAGGATATATTGGCTAGGAATGCAGAAATTGCTGGTATGATGGATATTGAGGATATTGGTGATATCAGAGAGCTCCGTCAACAAGTAGCAGACAGTTTAGACATTACTCTTGAGGAATACTTGAAAAATGCAGAACCTATGGAAGCTATTTATATCATTGCAGACCATACAAGATGTTTGGCATTCATGTTAGCTGATGGAATCATTCCATCAAATGTAAAGGAAGGTTATCTTGCAAGGCTTGTCTTAAGAAGAACCATCCGTTTCATGAAAGAGTTGAAGATGGAGGAATCATTATCTGATATAATGGAAATTCAATTGGATTTCTTAAGAAAATTCTATCCTGAAATCGATGAATCTCAAGAGCACATCATGAATATTATCAATCTTGAAGAGGAAAGATATGCTAAAACCATTGAAAAAGGTAAGAAGACTGTTAAAAGAACAATCAAACGTCTTAAGAAAGAAGGAAAAACTTCCATGCCTTTAGAAACATTAATAGACTTATACGATGCTCAAGGTATGCCTCCTGAAACCGTTGAAGAAATGGCAAGCGGAGATAAGGACTTTGAAGTCTTTGTACCAGATAACTTCTTCACAATTGTTGCAGATATGCATGAAGAGGATAAGGTTGCTAAAAAAGAGACTTTGGATATTGATGTTCCTGAAACTGAACTTGACTTCTACAAGGACATTTATCAAAAGGAATCTGACGGCAAGATCATTGAAGTCATTGAAAAAGGAGATACAGTTAATGTTATCCTTGATAGGACAATCTTCTACCCTGAAGGAGGAGGTCAACCATCAGATATTGGTATAATGTCCATTGATGGTAAAATCTATGAAGTCACTTATGCTGAAAAATTGAATAACATAGTCTTGCATCACATTGCTGTTCCTAAAGATGGTGATAAGGAAAGCCTACTTGCTGATCTTAAAGGATATATTGGAACCGAGGTCCATATGGCTATCAACTGGAACAGAAGAATAACTTTAGCAAGACATCACACAGGTACTCACTTGGTAATTGCAGCTGCAAGAAAAGTTTTAGGCCAACACATTTGGCAAGCAGGTGCACAAAAAGGTCTTGCACGTTCACGTATAGACTTATCCCATTACAAACGTATCACACAGGAAGAGCTTAATGAAATTGAAAAATTGGCAAATGAATATGTGATGATGAATATTGATTTGGATATCAATTGGTTAAGCCGTGATGATGCAGAGAAGGAATATGGATTCACCTTATACCAAGGTGGTGTGGTTCCAGGATCTCAAATTAGAGTTGTAAAGATTCCTGGAATTGATGTACAGGCTTGTGCAGGTACTCACCTTGACAGAACCGGTGAAGTCGGTCCAATTAAGATCAATAAGACTGAAAGGGTTCAAGATGGTGTGGAAAGAATTGATTTCTCAGCAGGGCTTGCAGCTATTGATTCAATCCAAGAGGATAAGGAAATCCTAAGGGAAAGTGCAGGCATATTTAGTGTAACCAATGAGCAATTGCCTAAAACCTGTGATAGGTTCTTTAGCGAATGGAAAGCTCAAAAGAATGAAATCGCTAAATTGCAAAAGGAAATTGCTAACTTGAAAGTCAGCACCTTAGCGGATAATGCAATTGAAATCAATGGATTGAAAGTTCTAAAGGAAATCATTGATGGGGATATCAAAGAGCTTCAAAAGATCGCTACTGATTTCACTGACAATGATAAGGCAGATGTTGTCTTCATCGGTAATAATGAAGGTAAGATTGTTGGAGCAGCTACTAAGGACTGTGGAATTCAAGTTAATGCTATCATTAAGGAAGCAGCTTCCTTGCTTGGAGGTGGCGGTGGTGGCCGTCCTAACTTAGCTCAAGGGGCTGGTCCAAATGCAGATAAAATGCCAGAAGCTTTAGATTTGGCAATTGAACTTTTAAATAAAAATTAATTAATTCTTTAATTATTTTTTATTTTATTTTTTTGATTATTTTTATAACAATCGTTATATTTATAAACTATAAATTAAATATATAGAAAGATAAAGATATAATAAGAGAAAATATTTTATTGACTAACCTATCATATTTTACGAATTATTCTTTATTTCAGTGTATTTTATGAAATTTTTAATTATTGAGGTATTTTATGAAACATGATTTAATCATTGCCCGTTATGGTGAATTGGCTTTAAAAAGTGACGGGGTTAGAAAAAGATTTGAAAATCGTTTAGCAAATAATATAAGAGCATCAATTGATGCAGAAGTTAAAGTAAGACAAGCAAGAATATATATTTCTCCAAAGGATTTTAATGATGCAATTGAAAAGCTTGAGAGAATATTTGGTATTGTATCTTACTCTCCAGTTGTTACAACAAAATCCACTTTTGAGGATATAGAAGAATCCGTTTCTTCATATGCAGAAAAGCTCCATGATGAAGGGCTTTTAGATGAAAATACTAAATTTGCAATCAGTTGCAGAAGAGTGGGAAATCATGAATTCTCATCACAGGAAATGGCAGCATTTGCAGGTGCAGTAGTAGTGAAAAAATATTCATCTCCTGTTGATTTGACAAATCCTGAACTAACTATCTATCTTGAAGTAAGGGATAATGACACTTATATTTTTCATGAGAAAATTCCAGGTCCTGGAGGATTGCCTCTTGGAACTCAAGGAAAGGTTGTTGCACTTGTTTCAAGCGGTATAGATTCTCCTGTAGCTACCTATTTAATGATGAAAAGAGGCTGTCAAGTAATTGCATTATTCTGTGATAATGACCCTTATACAACCCCGGAGGCACTTAAGAACTTCAATGATTTGATAGATCAGTTAAATCTTTATGCAAGTGGTGCACCTATTAAGAGAAGGGTAGTCAAATATGGAGATTATCTCTCTACCTGCAAATCAGATGCCCCAGATAAGATGACTTGTGTATTATGCAAATCAGGAATGTATAAGCTTGCAGGAAAACTTGCCAAGAAAATGCATGCTGAAGCGGTAATTGATGGAAGCAGTTTAGGTCAAGTGGCTTCTCAAACCCTCCCAAACATCCTTGCTACAAGAGAGGATCTTGATGTTCCTGTTTTAAGTCCACTTATTGGTCTTGATAAGGTGGAGATTACAAGAATTGCTGAAAAGATTGGAACCTTTGAAATCTCTAAAAGAGATGATGGGGGCTGTAAGGCAGTTCCGAAATATCCTGAAACTAAGGCGGATTTGGAATTGGTGAAAGAAATTAAAGAAGCCATAAATCAAGAAGAGGAACTTAAAAAGGCTTTTGAAACTATTGAACATTAATTAATTATTCAATGTTTTATTTTATGTTATGTTTGGAGATAAAAAAATGAAATCTAAAATTGCAGGAATAGTTTTTATTTTAGGCAGTTTATACTACTTGATAGCTGAGGCAATCAGTGCATTTTCTTTTAATGACACTTTGATAAACACTTATCTGTTCTATACAATTTCAGAGTTAGGGATTCCTAATGCTAATTCTCCATTATCCTTTTTAATGAATTCTGCATTTGTTATAATTGGTTTGACTTTCATATTTGGCAATTTCTATAAATTCAAAGATTTTATAATAAAAAACAAGGCTGTTTTTTATATTTTAACACTAATTGCAGCTATTGGAGTAATAATTGTAGCATTTATTCATGCAGGAAACCCTGTAACTGATGGTTATCATAGCTTAGGTGCCATAATGGCTATTCTTGGAGGTAACATATTACTCATCAGCATATCAAGATCTATGGATAAGTTTGAAACCTATCAAAAGATAACTTTAGTCTTAGGGGTCATTGGATTAATTGCATTTTGGATAATGTTCTTTAATATGCAAAGCATTTACATGCCAGTATTTGAAAGATTATCTGTTTATACCCTAATTATTTGGAGCTTTATTAGTGGAATTTATTTATTAAAAAATACAAAGGTATAATCATGAATACAAACAGATTTGAAACATTTTTTGATGCGATTCTAGCGATTATCATAACAGTTTTAGTGTTGAAATTAACACAACCTGTATCTCCTACATTTGGTGCTGTTTTAGCATTGAATGCTAGATTTATCACTTATGCAATCTGTTTTTTAGTAATATTTATCATTTGGTATGATAACCATAATCTGTTTCAGGTCGTTGAAGAGATTGACAACAAAGTTGTAATTATATATGCGCTTCAGATATTTGCAATTTCTCTTCTCCCTTATTTTGCATCATGGATGGCATTTAACGTTAATTCAGTTGCTGCAGAAACAATGTTTGGAATTGATTTTCTTGCAATAGATCTGTTGTATATCCTATCTATTTATGCAATATATAGAGCTAATCCTTATAGCTGTGGCTTATGCCAAAATAATTTTAGAAGCGTTTACAGTTACATTCCAATAGCGATTATGGTTTTGGGTTTTATTCTCACTTATACAATCTACACTCCTGGAATCTATATTTGCGTTTTGATTTCTCTTATCTGCTGGTTAATATTTTCAAGGCTTAGAAGGCCAGATGATGGTAGCACTGATAGATTTGAAGCGTTTATTGATGCAATCATTGCCATTATAATTACAATTATTGTGCTTGAGATCCCTATGGTGGCAAATGGGTCTTGGGATGCATTTTTTGACATTAAATTTGAGTTTATAGTCTATGCAGTAAGTTTCATTGTCTGTTTTAATTTCTGGAATTATAACAATAACCTATTCAATATTGTCAATAAGATTAATCCGAAGGTAATTTGGTCAATTGGGCTAGCATTATTCTTCTTGTCACTAATTCCATATTTGACTACATTCGTTGCATTGAATCCTAATTCATTTGTGCCTTGCTTTTTATATGGTTTGGATTTCATTCTAGTTGCTTTTTCATCAATCATCACAGCAAATGCTTTGAAAAATTCAGATAAGGCAAACATTGCATTGCAATTGGCATTGGCAGACAATAAGCCATTCATAACAACAATTGTTCTTGTTATTATGGGTATGGTAATCGGTTATTTTGTTTATCCATTGGCTATAGTAATTGCCTGTTTGGTTTCAATAATTGCAATATGGATAATATCATATTATAGAAACAATTTTTGATTCCAAAATAATTTTTTATTTTTTTATTAATTTTTTAAATTTATTTATAAAACTCTTTTTTTTAAATCATAATTATTATATATAATATAAATCAAAAATAATAATGTATATTAAATAACTTAAGAAATTATTTTTAATTTCCAGTTATTTGAAAGTATTTAGTTTGATTAATAATTTAATTATTTTATATTAGCTATTAATTCAAGTAATTAATTATTATAACGATTAGTTATTAATGAATAATTATTTTTTAATAGTTAATTGCTATAATAGTTAATTATTGTTCTTATATTATGAATTAAAGCTAAATATGTACTGCTATTTAACTAAAATGGTTAAAAATAGTAAATTTTTATTACTGAGGTGTTTT
The window above is part of the uncultured Methanobrevibacter sp. genome. Proteins encoded here:
- the alaS gene encoding alanine--tRNA ligase encodes the protein MLKIFEDLGYKKQICKTCGNEFYSQVDRDTCGDAPCDEYGFIGNPATDKPYDLYEIQETFRNFLKDEGHTPIPRYPTLAKRWRDDVFLVGASIFCFQPWITSGLVEPPANPLEVEQPSIRLNDVDNVGRTGRHMTCFTMGSHTVINKPDNFIYWEDETIRLCHEFFKSIGINTEEITFIKSWWKGGGNEGPCYEVCCRGVELATLVFMQYKTLENGEREEIPIKVVDTGYGLERIAWISQGTPTAYDACFAPVVDKLKEITNVEVNEDILARNAEIAGMMDIEDIGDIRELRQQVADSLDITLEEYLKNAEPMEAIYIIADHTRCLAFMLADGIIPSNVKEGYLARLVLRRTIRFMKELKMEESLSDIMEIQLDFLRKFYPEIDESQEHIMNIINLEEERYAKTIEKGKKTVKRTIKRLKKEGKTSMPLETLIDLYDAQGMPPETVEEMASGDKDFEVFVPDNFFTIVADMHEEDKVAKKETLDIDVPETELDFYKDIYQKESDGKIIEVIEKGDTVNVILDRTIFYPEGGGQPSDIGIMSIDGKIYEVTYAEKLNNIVLHHIAVPKDGDKESLLADLKGYIGTEVHMAINWNRRITLARHHTGTHLVIAAARKVLGQHIWQAGAQKGLARSRIDLSHYKRITQEELNEIEKLANEYVMMNIDLDINWLSRDDAEKEYGFTLYQGGVVPGSQIRVVKIPGIDVQACAGTHLDRTGEVGPIKINKTERVQDGVERIDFSAGLAAIDSIQEDKEILRESAGIFSVTNEQLPKTCDRFFSEWKAQKNEIAKLQKEIANLKVSTLADNAIEINGLKVLKEIIDGDIKELQKIATDFTDNDKADVVFIGNNEGKIVGAATKDCGIQVNAIIKEAASLLGGGGGGRPNLAQGAGPNADKMPEALDLAIELLNKN
- the thiI gene encoding tRNA uracil 4-sulfurtransferase ThiI, whose protein sequence is MKHDLIIARYGELALKSDGVRKRFENRLANNIRASIDAEVKVRQARIYISPKDFNDAIEKLERIFGIVSYSPVVTTKSTFEDIEESVSSYAEKLHDEGLLDENTKFAISCRRVGNHEFSSQEMAAFAGAVVVKKYSSPVDLTNPELTIYLEVRDNDTYIFHEKIPGPGGLPLGTQGKVVALVSSGIDSPVATYLMMKRGCQVIALFCDNDPYTTPEALKNFNDLIDQLNLYASGAPIKRRVVKYGDYLSTCKSDAPDKMTCVLCKSGMYKLAGKLAKKMHAEAVIDGSSLGQVASQTLPNILATREDLDVPVLSPLIGLDKVEITRIAEKIGTFEISKRDDGGCKAVPKYPETKADLELVKEIKEAINQEEELKKAFETIEH
- a CDS encoding DUF998 domain-containing protein, which translates into the protein MKSKIAGIVFILGSLYYLIAEAISAFSFNDTLINTYLFYTISELGIPNANSPLSFLMNSAFVIIGLTFIFGNFYKFKDFIIKNKAVFYILTLIAAIGVIIVAFIHAGNPVTDGYHSLGAIMAILGGNILLISISRSMDKFETYQKITLVLGVIGLIAFWIMFFNMQSIYMPVFERLSVYTLIIWSFISGIYLLKNTKV
- a CDS encoding TMEM175 family protein, which translates into the protein MNTNRFETFFDAILAIIITVLVLKLTQPVSPTFGAVLALNARFITYAICFLVIFIIWYDNHNLFQVVEEIDNKVVIIYALQIFAISLLPYFASWMAFNVNSVAAETMFGIDFLAIDLLYILSIYAIYRANPYSCGLCQNNFRSVYSYIPIAIMVLGFILTYTIYTPGIYICVLISLICWLIFSRLRRPDDGSTDRFEAFIDAIIAIIITIIVLEIPMVANGSWDAFFDIKFEFIVYAVSFIVCFNFWNYNNNLFNIVNKINPKVIWSIGLALFFLSLIPYLTTFVALNPNSFVPCFLYGLDFILVAFSSIITANALKNSDKANIALQLALADNKPFITTIVLVIMGMVIGYFVYPLAIVIACLVSIIAIWIISYYRNNF